From the genome of Ignavibacteriota bacterium:
CGTCTCGGATGTTCGTCCCACGGTCCCGGGACTCTTCAACCAGGATAAGCTCATGCTCGGATACGGCGGTCTCGAACTCGAGTTCATCCTGCAATCGGACAGGGTCGTGCATCTAACGGTCCCGGTTCTGATCGGTGCGGGTGCTGTGGGGTACAGGACCGGATACTGGGGAGACGACTTCGATCTCAGTCTCGGGATCGACAACAAGTTCGATACGTTCTTCATCATCGAACCGGGGATCGACCTCGAACTGAATGTGGTCTCGTTCTTCCGCATCAACGCCGGGATCTCGTACCGACATGTATCCGGGGTGGGAGTCCCGACCGACATCACCGGCACACAGCGTCCGCTCACGAGCAACAGTGAGTTGCGTGGAGTCTCCTGGATGATCGGGTTCAAGTTCGGGAGTTTCTGATATCGGTCGCACAGGACCACCATCTTTCGCAGGGAGGCCGTCCATGACCAGATTCGCGGCTGTTGCGGACATCCATGGGAACATGCTTGCCCTGGAGCAAGTGATCGCGGACATCACGCGCCGCGGCATCGGGACGGTCGTGAACCTCGGCGACCACGCTTCGGGGCCTCTCTGGCCGCGCGAGACGGTGGACACACTCATGAAGTTGTCGTGGACACACATCCGGGGGAACCACGACCGGTCGCTCTCGCACGACGATCCGGGGTCCATGGGACCATCCGATGCGTATGCGCACAAGCATCTGGAGCGGGAACACTTTGAATGGTTGAAGGGCCTGCCGCCTGTGAAGCAGGGGGCGGATGGCATGTGGCTCTGTCACGGCACACCGTCGGACGACATGGCGTATCTTGCCGATACCATTGAGCATGGGCGTTTGAGGAGGGCGACACCCGGAGAGCTGACCGTCCGGGTGCATGGTATCGAGGCGAAGATCATACTGTGCGGACACTCGCACACCCCGCGCGTGGTCCATGCGGCGAACGGCACCGTGATCGTGAATCCGGGGAGCGTCGGGTTGCAGGCCTATGCTGATGATGGCGTGCAGCCCCATGTCGTCGAATGCGGATCGCCCCATGCGCGGTATGCCATCATCACGGTCGATGGCGAGTCTTGCTCCGTCGATCACGTCGCGCTTCCGTACGATCACAAGGCTGCGGCGAAGCAAGCACGCAAGAACGGCAGGCCGGAATGGGCGGCAGCGCTGGAGACGGGGTTCATGTGAAGGTCATCTGGCGATCGGCGGTCCCCCTCGGGTGATCCGGGCGTTGGAGGCGAAAAAGAAGAATTGACTGCGCTCTGTTCCGAATGCAAACAGCACAGGCCGCCCTTCGGGGCGGCCTGTGCTGTAAGATGGGTGAGTGTGTGGGTCACCAGGTACGCGAAGATACTCTGTGACGAGCCTATTTGAGCAACAAGAGGCGCACCGTTCCAACGAAATCACCTGATCTCATCACGCAGAGGTATACTCCACTCGACAGATGGGTTCCATCCACGGTGGCCCGGTGACGACCGGGTTCCCGTACTCCGCTCACCAGCAGTGCAACCTCACGTCCAAGCAGGTCATATAGAGTGAGTGTCACGAAGGAAGTGGTCGGGACGTGATACTCGATCTCGGTCGAGGGGTTGAAAGGGTTGGGGTAGTTCTGGCACAATTGGTAGACTGATGGCAGCTCGTCCGATGATGACTCCGGGTGTGATTTGACGCCGATGGTTGGCTCGATCTTGATCTGC
Proteins encoded in this window:
- a CDS encoding metallophosphoesterase family protein, whose protein sequence is MTRFAAVADIHGNMLALEQVIADITRRGIGTVVNLGDHASGPLWPRETVDTLMKLSWTHIRGNHDRSLSHDDPGSMGPSDAYAHKHLEREHFEWLKGLPPVKQGADGMWLCHGTPSDDMAYLADTIEHGRLRRATPGELTVRVHGIEAKIILCGHSHTPRVVHAANGTVIVNPGSVGLQAYADDGVQPHVVECGSPHARYAIITVDGESCSVDHVALPYDHKAAAKQARKNGRPEWAAALETGFM